Below is a genomic region from Triticum dicoccoides isolate Atlit2015 ecotype Zavitan chromosome 5A, WEW_v2.0, whole genome shotgun sequence.
GATGAGAGTTATTtatcttggaaaattgtgaattgtCACAAAGAGCAGAAAACATAAAAAATGAAGAccgcaatctcaacatagtaagaaTAATTACAACAAAATTTAATAGTGGAAGGGCATACAAAGATTTATCTCCCGGCGGCAGCACTACAAGAAAGTTATATTCTGTATATGTAGATGGTTGGGTATAAAAGATGCATATGTATCACTTCTGGAGGAAGATGATTAAGGTGCAGGTAGAGATGGTCGGTCAATGGTCCTGAGGCTAAAGGATAGAAACAGCAAGTGATGTGGGAAGAACCAACAACACCAGATTATCACCTAAAGCATAATCGCATAAAACAAGAGAACTGAAACATACGTACACCACGTCCTTCTCTAATTTCCATAGTCAATTAGTCATAGATCTAGAAACAACATCACGAGATGCCAGATCATTGGCGGTAGGGGCATATCGTTCCATGAACCTCTCAGCTTTGCTGTTCCTAAGAATACCACCTTCGCCCCGGGAACCTTAAAAATGAATGATGACATAGTAATGTAAGAAAATTTGGTTGATTGACTGATATTTCGATACTAACTGGAGAAATGTGCAGTGCAAAAGCTATAGTTAATACACATGTGACTACAGTAGGATAAAAAAGTTTTAGTTATGTAAAACCTTCGGTTATAAGGCATCCAGCACCGTAAATGCCTGTAGGATGGAACTGCACAAACTCAAGATCCTGCAAATTCAACAGATAGATATAACCATATCATCTTGAGAAGTAGCTAAGTCAGTGTGATTTAGTTCAGAAGACTAACCTGAAGGGGTAACCCAGCACGTGCAACCATAGCATTGTCATCACTAGTACATGTGTGAGGTGAAATAGCAGAGAAGTAACCTCTGCCATAACCATGTTGAGCTATAAAACAAGACAGGGATAAGACAGGCAGTAAACTGAAAAGGAACAGTCAGTGGTTAAGACAGAGAGATTCTTACTCCTGTTGCTAAAATAGCATTTGTTGAAAGGAAACGATGAAGGGTACCATCCTCCATGTTGGGTGCAATTACCCCCTGACAGGCGCGTCGAAAATAAGTATATGCATTAATCAGCAGTGTCCTAAACATGCGGTGCAGAAAGCAAGCACTATTTATAGACCTAATTATATCCATTGAAAGGGCTCATTAGCTAGTAGGTTTTAACTATCATGTAAAAAATCTTGTCAACATTACAACAAGATCAGGTACACAAGACAATCTTAGCGGCACTAAAAAGATAATGCATTAATGACCTAATGCTTGTAGAATCTACAGCAACTGAACAAGCAAGGCAATTAAAAACCAAGGAAAAATAAGATCCAAGAAATATCCACATCAAGTCTAATAGAATGCAAAGAAAATTAATGCTAAAGGCAACAATCAAAGACTATTTTCCTTCAGTATGTCTACATCAAATTATAATCACATAAAAGTAGGCATATCTATTATTTATTACAAGTTAAATAATTGATTCCCAGAGAAGGGAAGAGACCCCCGAAACAAATCACTTTAGGTACATATGGCATTCCTTTACAAGTGAGAATGATTCTGAATTTCAGACAACCCATAAAAAATTACACATACACTAACCTGGCTGAAACAATTTGCAATTCCCGAGCACTTGGAATTTCTCAAAAAACCTACCACTACTAGACCCAGTCTCCAATCCTTTCACTAATAGCATCTGCATCAATTTGGTAGTAAAAAGAAAAAACAGCAATAAGAAGACAGTCTCGGTGGAAGGAGAGATGTAGCAGGGAGGGGAAATCTGGATTCGTACGGACAACTGGACAACGCCCACCATCAGTTCTCATCCAGCAGAGAAGGAGAGATTCACTACCTTGCTATGGAGAATCTCACCTAGATCGGGTTTCCATTGGCACGGATCTAAGCAGAGAGCAGGCACCGCGCTCGCAGTCAGCGGGAGAGGAAGCCGCGGCCAGGAGCCATCTCATGCTAGCCAGCGTGAAGGGCCGCGGAGAAGAGGAGCCCGATGCCGTGGTGGACCCTTGGACGGCACTGCTTCCTCTTGCGCTTGCCGTTGCCGCACATCACAATGGAGAAGGATTGGTGTTCGTCGTAGGATCTGTTGCTGGGGAGGAAGCTGACGTTGACCTTGACGCACCGGCGCCATCGACGTTTAGGTGGCTGTGCCGAAGGGAGGGAGGCTCCATCGACCGCATGCATCAGAGGCCTCTGGAGGGAGGAGACGCGACCTCTACGCACTGGCGCCATAGATCCAGATGCGGTCGCACAGGTCGGCTGAGGGGTGGTGGTGGCAGAAGGGGCGGTGTGGCGGCGGTGTCGGTCGAGGAGAAGGGGTAAAGGAGGGTTCGATTTGGGGGAGAACAggaaggggcggcggcgacggcggcggtggtatCGGTCGAAGAGGAGGGGTAAAGGAGGTTCGATTTGGGGGAGAACAGGTCGGGGCGGCGGCTGTAATTCTTTCGAGCAAAAATTTTGGTCTGTCGCGCACTCTCCAGCACCAGCACGCGTTTGGGCCTAATTATCTTTGTGGGCTCGTGCCACGGATAGGCCCGGCAGACAGTGGGCCGTAGTTTAGTTCTGCCGGCAGTTTTGATAACCTAAGATGGGCATATCATTGCCGGCAGTACATGCGCCCTTGCTGCTTAACTTCTACCGGCAGTTTATCCATCCTTATGCATTTTTGCCGGCAGTTACCTGATCCCCGGCAGATGGTTTGCCCTTATTCTCATATTTCTCCCGACAGTTAATTGCCCCCAAtttagtgttgtggtgtagtgtgtagagggataaactcatgcaatatgatgaaaacctcatcttgttatcctcgatggtaataatacaatacgtgccttgttgcccctactgtcactgggaaaggacaccgcaagattgaacccaaagctaagcaattctcccattgcaagaaagatcaatctagtaggccaaaccaaactgataattcgagcagacttgcaaagataaccaatcatacataaaacaattcagagaagattcaaatattgttcatagataaacttgatcataaacccacaactcatcggtctcaacaaacacaccgcaaaagaagattacatcgaacatatctccacaagagagggggagaactttgtattgagatccaaaaagaaagaagaaggcatctagctaataactatggacccgaaggtctgaggtaaactactcacacttcatcggagaggctatggtgttgatgtagaagccctccgtgatcaatgccccctccggctgagctccgaaacaggcccaagatgggatctcgtggatacagaaagttacggcggtgtaattagggttttggctccgtatctgattgtttgggggtacgtaggtatatataggagcaggaagtacgtcggtggagcaacagcaggcccacgagggtggagggcacgcctggggggagtaggcgcgccccctacctcgtggcctcctggttgatgtcttgacgtagggtccaagtcctatggatcatgtttgttccaaaaatcatgttcccgaaggtttcattacgtttggacttcgtttgatattctttttctacgaaaccctaaaataggcacacaaaaaccaacaattctgggctgggcctccggttaataggttagtcccaaaaataatataaaagtgtataataaagcccaataatgtccaaaacagaatataatatagcatggaacaatcaaaaattatagatacgctggagacgtatcttcaatctctgatctagtTGCTTTTGGTCCAGCCGCAAAAACCATCGCCGGTTGGAGCACCTGcatctgcctcccatggtcggccgtgccgtcgcgcAGGCCTCGCCGTCCCACTCTACTCCCAACGATGGCCAGGTCATACCTGTACTCACCCACATCTTTTGTTATTCTCCGACGAAGGAAGCCTCACCCAGTAGCCGAACCagcccctcgtactcccctccaccaggGACTCCAGTGCCCCTTGTTCCATGACTCCAGATCGTTCCCAtcttaggcctcgccatcgtccacgtccttggtgttctcggcgcggcatggtcaacgtggttaaggaacgccTTCCACcgaaagaggactgtacatggagaggctgacagttgggtccacgacagcaacaaggaagtgcctccttattactggcgaaataatgattcctccacctgacagcggaacCTACCGGAAGGGCCTCGAAAAAAACGCttcccccctgatagctgggacccactagctacatcttcgtatgcaaggaagtgcgtccgtagTATGGccaaaaaatgattcttccccctgacagctgggacccaccagcaatatCTTCGCAtggaaagaagtgcctccttatcctccctgacagctgggacccaccagctatatctttgcacgaaaGGAAGTGTcttcttatcctccctgacagctgggacccaccgggtcGAACCGTACGACgggttgtctgtctggtcgcgaatgtgtacatacatactggtcgac
It encodes:
- the LOC119299831 gene encoding uncharacterized protein LOC119299831 isoform X1, whose product is MVGVVQLSVRIQISPPCYISPSTETVFLLLFFLFTTKLMQMLLVKGLETGSSSGRFFEKFQVLGNCKLFQPGGNCTQHGGWYPSSFPFNKCYFSNRTQHGYGRGYFSAISPHTCTSDDNAMVARAGLPLQDLEFVQFHPTGIYGAGCLITEGSRGEGGILRNSKAERFMERYAPTANDLASRDVVSRSMTN
- the LOC119299831 gene encoding succinate dehydrogenase [ubiquinone] flavoprotein subunit, mitochondrial-like isoform X3; the encoded protein is MLLVKGLETGSSSGRFFEKFQVLGNCKLFQPGGNCTQHGGWYPSSFPFNKCYFSNRTQHGYGRGYFSAISPHTCTSDDNAMVARAGLPLQDLEFVQFHPTGIYGAGCLITEGSRGEGGILRNSKAERFMERYAPTANDLASRDVVSRSMTN
- the LOC119299831 gene encoding uncharacterized protein LOC119299831 isoform X2 → MVGVVQLSVRIQISPPCYISPSTETVFLLLFFLFTTKLMQMLLVKGLETGSSSGRFFEKFQVLGNCKLFQPGGNCTQHGGWYPSSFPFNKCYFSNRTQHGYGRGYFSAISPHTCTSDDNAMVARAGLPLQDLEFVQFHPTGIYGAGCLITEALFFQLLDGIMEGTYTVQYETRNDLMMLR